Proteins encoded together in one Micromonospora auratinigra window:
- a CDS encoding SCO2521 family protein: protein MITVGEVHTNLLQHSTALGQEQSTEVLSLVEGEAVLTSRRPSLYAVSPDVRTGVDCWLPSARRRQLRGVGAVVTRAIITGGRIVQASSVIQVVAGERRQPWSHYLANPGVLETVGKLDSADLTAGFLRGNDADVLNLEAITGRVLDGVQMSDLLDRRPPLRAARTRLRWAAQVGPQPDREVSAVVTVDSPTLRTVELVLAPQDVPAAVAGLCEDLALHDWLLTMLSSLVEAAVTRSASGQEHVERLRPVLEHLLHLWLPGARVNPRLRPIWDRLEQVPGFSRQWNSSVNWIRDQISVGNMALLRDLAARTAVEQPCRR from the coding sequence ATGATCACGGTCGGCGAGGTGCACACCAATCTGCTCCAGCACAGCACCGCGCTGGGCCAGGAGCAGAGCACGGAGGTGCTCAGCCTGGTCGAGGGCGAGGCCGTGCTGACCTCCCGCCGTCCGTCGCTCTACGCGGTCTCGCCCGACGTGCGCACCGGCGTGGACTGCTGGCTGCCCAGTGCCCGCCGGCGGCAGCTGCGCGGCGTGGGCGCGGTGGTCACCCGGGCCATCATCACCGGCGGCCGGATCGTGCAGGCGTCCTCGGTCATCCAGGTCGTCGCGGGCGAACGTCGCCAGCCGTGGTCGCACTACCTGGCCAACCCGGGCGTCCTGGAGACCGTCGGCAAGCTCGACAGCGCCGACCTGACCGCGGGTTTCCTGCGCGGCAACGACGCGGACGTGCTGAACCTGGAGGCGATCACCGGACGGGTGCTCGACGGGGTGCAGATGTCCGACCTGCTGGACCGGCGTCCGCCGTTGCGCGCGGCCCGGACCCGGCTGCGCTGGGCCGCGCAGGTCGGTCCGCAGCCCGACCGGGAGGTCTCGGCCGTCGTCACGGTGGACTCCCCCACCCTGCGTACGGTCGAACTGGTGCTCGCCCCGCAGGACGTGCCGGCCGCGGTGGCCGGTCTCTGCGAGGACCTCGCGTTGCACGACTGGCTGCTGACCATGCTCTCCTCCCTGGTGGAGGCGGCGGTCACCCGGTCGGCCTCCGGGCAGGAGCACGTGGAGCGGCTGCGGCCGGTGCTGGAGCACCTGCTGCACCTGTGGTTGCCCGGCGCACGGGTCAACCCGCGGCTGCGCCCGATCTGGGACCGGCTGGAGCAGGTGCCCGGGTTCAGCCGGCAGTGGAACTCGTCGGTGAACTGGATCCGGGATCAGATCAGCGTGGGCAACATGGCGCTGCTGCGGGACCTGGCCGCCCGGACGGCCGTCGAGCAGCCGTGCCGGCGGTGA
- a CDS encoding HEAT repeat domain-containing protein, translating into MKVYISATQKDLLEYRAAVHAVARRLEIEDVAMEAYGADVRPPLDRCLADVRRCDLYVGLFAWRYGFRPPGQESSITELEYREALAAGKPCLVFLLAEETPWPVDLVDRGVDGERIVELRKELKERHLCDFFSSVDDLTAKVTAALADVRSGRSPARGPADPDTHLPEAVRSHYCKQLALRYQAVPVDAVSPRPTIGYLTVGLPKVFVEPRVHEDARPEMPLAWWRWAGATPGGDTGGLPGVVNPQEVERLWEEYAAKDALSLFDVVGDPGRRTIVLLGDPGSGKSAAARYLALALAGACEEPRLAALNRYLPVLIELRSYAAHHGDGRCDGLLDYVGHRHQQGLTGIDQEVLEPYLRQGGQALFLFDGLDEVFDPVQREEVAAQIATFANEYPGVLSVVTSRAAGYQRQTFANAGFDHFTLEDLDDEQITRFLDNWYRYVMPTPPVQAQRQRRQLLDMLRTSRAMHEIAGNPLLLMLMTIVGRSHPLPRNRRRLYAHVTDVLISEWDVTKQLRESHGDVPSLDPQAKRRLLRHLAFWMQFRESGPAGNYIDSDELALIFRDHLVAFYGFGNERALAMAHSMIDKLRRRSFILERYGLRLFGFVHRAFLEFFCAEEIVDRIENDPGSWGLDRLRALFRDHWADPSWREVLRLVAGALPARTANDLITLLATETTEPWPPLNLTAPPWNLVLAAQCVAETPQPADLADAGDAVLRRIVLLVEHGISADDPNLVDLTEQELLSSIRALGPNWPSRNTFLTWYRRRGVRTSWRAGSAFATRIAAALSTTEEHLEDLLVRELQPGRERQAHLTLVAGLAEAAGRLDGADSGRRRYRDILLAQARAEVSTAVRQAAVRAVISHFGTDPDLTEALRELADSPDPAVRALAVQSLGGRAELTDDVRDVLLRATEDPATTVRRAAVAVLTTRCADLPDAPGTLQRLLATDPDPAVVQDALSTLLALPEHAATARTRALHRVTGDSPDEVRRCLLTRLLPERPDPQEVELLLKLAGSDGSARLRATAVQRLALVPDPDGRCRARLIDQLEQDEDASVRAAAVTALLDRGGTDDTCRSVVAHAARADEDATVRLAAVRALAEAHPDPRTADLLLDSARRDPTAGVRLTAVDLLTGRQPFGQATRDLLISRAFQERDALVRLRVTRSLARLADPPDPAVRECLAEQVSRDPDPNVLRAAADTLARHGQTEGLLETLCRRARRDSYVGIRLAAVRTLCRYGDPDAVTDVLLERVESDTDPTVFDAAVCCLTERGSASMAVTLRLMRRLADQDPAIRARIAAALGEHFGADPEVQVLLVGLVRDDPALEVRRRAVEQLGATLARRAGVPELLLRLADDDDWEIRRTALLALTRHHYRDPRTRQLLVRLGHREGDDTVRRLAGQLLATLPDTTPDDFP; encoded by the coding sequence ATGAAGGTCTACATTTCGGCCACCCAAAAGGACCTGCTGGAATATCGCGCTGCCGTGCACGCCGTGGCGCGCCGCCTCGAGATCGAGGACGTCGCCATGGAGGCGTACGGCGCCGACGTCCGGCCCCCGCTCGACCGGTGCCTCGCCGACGTGCGCCGCTGCGACCTCTACGTCGGACTGTTCGCCTGGCGCTACGGGTTCCGCCCGCCCGGCCAGGAGTCCTCCATCACCGAGCTGGAGTACCGCGAGGCACTCGCGGCCGGCAAGCCCTGCCTGGTCTTCCTGCTCGCCGAGGAGACCCCCTGGCCGGTCGACCTGGTCGACCGGGGCGTCGACGGGGAACGGATCGTCGAACTGCGCAAGGAGCTCAAGGAACGGCACCTGTGCGACTTCTTCTCCAGCGTCGACGACCTCACCGCCAAGGTCACCGCGGCGCTGGCCGACGTCCGCAGTGGACGGTCGCCGGCGCGCGGCCCGGCCGACCCGGACACCCACCTGCCCGAGGCGGTGCGCAGCCACTACTGCAAGCAGCTCGCGTTGCGCTACCAGGCCGTCCCGGTCGACGCCGTCTCACCCCGCCCCACCATCGGCTACCTCACCGTCGGGCTGCCGAAGGTGTTCGTCGAGCCGAGGGTGCACGAGGACGCCCGGCCGGAGATGCCGCTGGCCTGGTGGCGGTGGGCCGGCGCCACCCCGGGCGGCGACACCGGCGGCCTGCCCGGCGTGGTCAACCCGCAGGAGGTGGAACGGCTCTGGGAGGAGTACGCGGCCAAGGACGCGCTGTCGCTGTTCGACGTGGTCGGCGACCCGGGCCGGCGGACCATCGTGCTGCTCGGCGACCCCGGCTCCGGCAAGTCGGCGGCCGCCCGTTACCTGGCCCTGGCGCTGGCCGGCGCCTGCGAGGAACCCCGACTCGCGGCGCTGAACCGGTACCTGCCCGTGCTGATCGAACTGCGCTCCTACGCCGCGCACCACGGCGACGGGCGCTGCGACGGCCTGCTCGACTACGTCGGCCACCGCCACCAGCAGGGCCTGACCGGCATCGACCAGGAGGTGCTGGAGCCGTACCTGCGCCAGGGCGGCCAGGCGCTCTTCCTCTTCGACGGCCTCGACGAGGTGTTCGACCCGGTCCAGCGCGAAGAGGTGGCCGCCCAGATCGCCACCTTCGCCAACGAGTACCCCGGGGTGCTGTCGGTGGTCACCTCGCGGGCGGCCGGCTACCAGCGACAGACCTTCGCCAACGCCGGCTTCGACCACTTCACTCTGGAGGACCTCGACGACGAGCAGATCACCCGGTTCCTCGACAACTGGTACCGCTACGTGATGCCCACCCCGCCGGTGCAGGCCCAACGGCAACGCCGGCAACTGCTCGACATGCTGCGCACCTCCCGGGCGATGCACGAGATCGCCGGCAACCCCCTGCTGCTGATGCTCATGACGATCGTCGGGCGCAGCCACCCCCTGCCCCGCAACCGGCGTCGGCTCTACGCCCACGTCACCGACGTGCTCATCTCGGAGTGGGACGTCACCAAACAGCTACGGGAGAGCCACGGCGACGTACCCTCGCTGGACCCGCAGGCCAAGCGGCGGCTCCTGCGGCACCTGGCCTTCTGGATGCAGTTCCGGGAATCCGGGCCGGCCGGCAACTACATCGACTCCGACGAACTGGCCCTCATCTTCCGCGACCACCTCGTCGCGTTCTACGGTTTCGGGAACGAGCGCGCCCTCGCCATGGCCCACTCGATGATCGACAAACTGCGCCGGCGGAGCTTCATCCTGGAACGGTACGGACTGCGCCTGTTCGGTTTCGTGCACCGCGCGTTCCTGGAGTTCTTCTGCGCCGAGGAGATCGTGGACAGGATCGAGAACGACCCCGGGTCCTGGGGCCTCGACCGGCTCCGCGCCCTCTTCCGCGACCACTGGGCCGACCCGTCCTGGCGGGAGGTGCTCCGGCTGGTCGCCGGCGCGCTGCCCGCCCGGACCGCCAACGACCTGATCACCCTGCTCGCCACCGAGACCACCGAGCCCTGGCCGCCGCTCAACCTGACCGCCCCGCCCTGGAACCTGGTGCTGGCCGCCCAGTGCGTCGCCGAGACCCCACAGCCCGCCGACCTGGCCGACGCCGGTGACGCCGTGCTGCGCCGGATCGTGCTGCTGGTCGAACACGGCATCTCCGCCGACGACCCCAACCTGGTGGACCTCACCGAACAGGAGCTGCTCTCCTCGATCCGGGCCCTCGGCCCGAACTGGCCCAGCCGCAACACCTTCCTCACCTGGTACCGCCGCCGGGGCGTCCGGACCAGCTGGCGGGCCGGTTCCGCCTTCGCCACCCGGATCGCCGCCGCGCTGTCCACCACCGAGGAACACCTGGAGGACCTGCTGGTCCGGGAACTCCAGCCGGGGCGCGAGCGCCAGGCCCACCTCACCCTGGTCGCCGGGCTGGCCGAGGCCGCCGGCCGGCTGGACGGCGCCGACAGTGGCCGCCGGCGCTACCGCGACATCCTGCTCGCCCAGGCCCGGGCCGAGGTCTCCACCGCCGTGCGGCAGGCCGCCGTCCGGGCCGTGATCAGTCACTTCGGCACCGACCCCGATCTCACCGAGGCGCTGCGCGAGCTCGCCGACTCACCCGACCCCGCGGTCCGCGCGCTGGCCGTCCAGTCGCTCGGCGGCCGTGCCGAGCTCACCGACGACGTCCGCGACGTCCTGCTGCGCGCCACCGAGGACCCCGCCACCACGGTCCGCCGGGCCGCCGTCGCCGTCCTCACCACCCGCTGCGCCGACCTGCCGGACGCCCCCGGCACCCTGCAACGGCTGCTGGCCACCGACCCGGACCCGGCGGTCGTGCAGGACGCGCTGAGCACCCTGCTGGCCCTGCCCGAGCACGCCGCGACCGCCCGCACCCGTGCCCTGCACCGGGTGACCGGCGACTCCCCGGACGAGGTACGGCGCTGCCTGCTGACCAGGCTCCTGCCGGAGCGGCCCGATCCGCAGGAGGTCGAGCTGCTGCTGAAACTGGCCGGCTCGGACGGGTCGGCCCGGCTGCGCGCCACCGCCGTGCAGCGGCTGGCCCTCGTCCCCGACCCGGACGGGCGCTGCCGGGCCCGGCTGATCGACCAGCTCGAACAGGACGAGGACGCCTCCGTACGGGCCGCCGCCGTGACCGCGCTGCTCGACCGGGGCGGCACCGACGACACCTGCCGCAGCGTGGTGGCGCACGCGGCGCGCGCCGACGAGGACGCCACCGTCCGCCTCGCGGCGGTCCGCGCGCTGGCCGAGGCCCACCCCGACCCCCGCACCGCGGACCTGCTGCTGGACAGCGCCCGCCGCGACCCGACCGCCGGCGTCCGGCTCACCGCCGTCGACCTGCTCACCGGCCGGCAACCGTTCGGCCAGGCCACCCGCGACCTGCTCATCAGCCGCGCCTTCCAGGAGCGCGACGCGCTCGTGCGGTTGCGGGTCACCCGCAGCCTGGCCCGCCTCGCCGACCCACCCGACCCGGCGGTCCGGGAATGCCTCGCCGAACAGGTCAGCCGCGATCCCGACCCGAACGTGCTGCGCGCCGCCGCCGACACGCTCGCCCGGCACGGGCAGACCGAGGGGCTGCTGGAGACCCTGTGCCGGCGGGCCCGCCGGGACAGCTACGTCGGCATCCGGCTCGCCGCCGTGCGTACCCTCTGCCGGTACGGCGACCCCGACGCGGTGACCGACGTGCTGCTGGAACGCGTCGAGTCGGACACCGACCCGACCGTGTTCGACGCCGCGGTCTGCTGCCTGACCGAGCGGGGGAGCGCCTCGATGGCGGTCACCCTGCGCCTGATGCGCCGCCTGGCCGATCAGGACCCGGCGATCCGCGCCCGGATCGCCGCCGCCCTCGGTGAGCACTTCGGCGCCGATCCCGAGGTGCAGGTGCTGCTCGTCGGGCTGGTCCGCGACGACCCGGCCCTGGAGGTCCGCCGGCGCGCGGTGGAACAGCTCGGCGCCACCCTGGCCCGCCGCGCGGGCGTGCCGGAGCTGCTGCTGCGACTGGCCGACGACGACGACTGGGAGATCCGCCGGACCGCCCTGCTCGCGCTGACCCGCCACCACTACCGCGACCCCCGCACCCGGCAGCTGCTCGTCCGGCTGGGCCACCGGGAGGGCGACGACACGGTACGCCGGCTGGCCGGGCAACTGCTGGCCACGCTGCCCGACACCACGCCCGACGACTTCCCGTGA
- a CDS encoding RyR domain-containing protein — translation MTDPVAGSPRQTGWWLRGLFGLIGLTALVLGYLGFSSLLQVRPDTVHDRYDVLYYDLQLFVFGAEPFQNPGPYPWQLQVARFAAPLFTLLAVAEAGRLLLAAESRRLRARQSRGHVLVCGDSQFAHMLADRLFGEGERVVVVRSTAFGPLEYRRRRYLGVVGDPTSPEVLRGAGLPRAHTIYACSDDDDHNHAIANTASRLVQDRREPPRVYVLVHDSEMCLALQARRLGAAGSSRLRLDYFHVDDVAARALHRHHPLPQVTERPTRLLIAGTGAFRRALLVETARHWRADRPGAPPLRIDLAAPDAHAELDVATARYPLLSTVCRLTAYDLDLDGLGSLDRLERGGYDRIYVCAPEEVSGVQFVLDSPALWQGARSAVFVPVYRQAALAAAFHGDSRHDLLDEVHGKLRLYPVLTRACDARLIGDDLTERLAQLIHERYVEAQQRAGLRLGDAPAMVHWSRLPESLRRANRAHVQDIAAKLLDLGCVVAPRRGPGDPSAEQAIDDRIEELARLEHERWCRERRGEGWRYGVRRDDVHQRHPALRPWEELPPELKEQNREEIRALPDVLSDSGFELIRLAPAVPAQRSGPADGQ, via the coding sequence ATGACGGACCCGGTCGCCGGCTCGCCCCGCCAGACCGGATGGTGGCTCAGGGGCCTGTTCGGCCTCATCGGCCTGACCGCCCTCGTGCTCGGCTACCTCGGCTTCTCCAGCCTGCTCCAGGTCCGCCCGGACACCGTCCACGACCGCTACGACGTGCTCTACTACGACCTTCAGCTCTTCGTCTTCGGCGCCGAACCGTTCCAGAACCCCGGCCCCTACCCCTGGCAGTTGCAGGTCGCCCGGTTCGCCGCCCCGCTGTTCACCCTCCTCGCCGTGGCCGAGGCCGGCCGCCTGCTGCTGGCCGCCGAGAGCCGCCGGCTGCGCGCCCGACAGTCCCGCGGCCACGTCCTGGTCTGCGGCGACTCCCAGTTCGCCCACATGCTCGCCGACCGGCTCTTCGGCGAGGGCGAGCGCGTGGTCGTGGTCCGCTCCACCGCCTTCGGCCCGCTGGAGTACCGCCGACGCCGCTACCTCGGCGTGGTCGGCGACCCGACCAGCCCGGAGGTGCTGCGGGGCGCCGGCCTGCCCCGGGCCCACACCATCTACGCCTGCAGCGACGACGACGACCACAACCACGCCATCGCCAACACCGCCAGCCGGCTCGTCCAGGACCGCCGCGAACCGCCCCGGGTCTACGTGCTGGTCCACGACTCGGAGATGTGCCTGGCCCTGCAGGCCCGCCGACTCGGCGCCGCCGGGTCCAGCCGGCTGCGCCTGGACTACTTCCACGTCGACGACGTCGCCGCCCGCGCCCTGCACCGGCACCATCCGCTGCCGCAGGTCACCGAACGGCCCACCCGCCTGCTCATCGCCGGCACCGGCGCCTTCCGCCGGGCCCTGCTGGTGGAGACGGCCCGGCACTGGCGGGCCGACCGCCCCGGCGCGCCACCGCTGCGCATCGACCTCGCGGCCCCCGACGCCCACGCCGAACTCGACGTCGCCACCGCCCGCTATCCGCTGCTGAGCACCGTCTGCCGGCTCACCGCGTACGACCTCGACCTCGACGGGCTCGGCAGCCTCGACCGGCTCGAACGGGGCGGCTACGACCGGATCTACGTCTGCGCGCCGGAGGAGGTCAGCGGCGTGCAGTTCGTGCTGGACTCACCCGCCCTCTGGCAGGGCGCCCGCAGTGCCGTCTTCGTGCCGGTCTACCGGCAGGCGGCGCTCGCCGCGGCGTTCCACGGCGACTCCCGCCACGACCTGCTCGACGAGGTGCACGGCAAGCTGCGCCTCTACCCGGTGCTGACCCGCGCCTGCGACGCCCGGCTGATCGGCGACGACCTCACCGAGCGGCTGGCCCAGCTGATCCACGAACGCTACGTCGAGGCGCAGCAGCGGGCCGGGCTGCGCCTCGGCGACGCCCCGGCGATGGTGCACTGGTCCCGGCTGCCCGAGTCGCTGCGGCGCGCCAACCGGGCGCACGTCCAGGACATCGCCGCCAAGCTGCTCGACCTCGGCTGCGTGGTGGCGCCCCGGCGCGGGCCCGGCGACCCCTCCGCCGAACAGGCCATCGACGACCGGATCGAGGAGCTCGCCCGCCTCGAACACGAACGGTGGTGCCGCGAGCGGCGCGGTGAGGGCTGGCGGTACGGCGTCCGCCGCGACGACGTCCACCAGCGACATCCCGCCCTGCGCCCCTGGGAGGAACTGCCCCCCGAGTTGAAGGAGCAGAACCGCGAGGAGATCCGGGCCCTGCCCGACGTGCTCTCCGACAGCGGATTCGAGCTGATCCGGCTGGCGCCCGCGGTGCCCGCCCAACGGAGCGGACCGGCGGATGGCCAGTGA
- a CDS encoding DUF1206 domain-containing protein has translation MSSLTSRARGAVSRAADHPGLERLTRAGFIGYGVLHLLFAWVIARVATGGPTEDGDQSGAMQEIADEPVGLVLIVAIVVGLVAMALWQVLELLRQRRPTEWIASAGRAAFYLYLAFSGVKVLRGKKSSSADTQQDAAEGLLASSGGRLSVVAAGLLLAGIGGWLAVVGFTGRFEKHLRVGEMTAATRRLVRRLGGAGFVAKGLSYGIAGALFVVAAWRYDPDKARGLDAALRTLAGEAYGTGLLLVIAVGFAAYGLFAVTEARYRKV, from the coding sequence ATGTCATCGCTGACCTCGCGGGCCCGCGGCGCCGTCTCCCGCGCCGCCGACCATCCCGGCCTGGAGCGGCTCACCCGCGCCGGCTTCATCGGCTACGGAGTCCTGCACCTGCTCTTCGCCTGGGTGATCGCCCGGGTCGCCACCGGCGGCCCGACCGAGGACGGCGACCAGTCGGGTGCCATGCAGGAGATCGCCGACGAGCCGGTCGGGCTGGTGCTCATCGTGGCGATCGTGGTCGGTCTGGTGGCCATGGCGCTCTGGCAGGTGCTGGAACTGCTGCGGCAGCGGCGACCGACCGAGTGGATCGCCTCGGCCGGCCGGGCCGCGTTCTACCTCTACCTCGCGTTCAGCGGGGTGAAGGTGCTGCGCGGCAAGAAGTCGTCGAGCGCCGACACCCAGCAGGACGCCGCCGAGGGCCTGCTCGCCTCCAGCGGCGGGCGGCTCTCGGTCGTCGCGGCGGGCCTGCTGCTGGCCGGGATCGGTGGCTGGCTGGCCGTCGTCGGGTTCACCGGCCGCTTCGAGAAGCACCTGCGGGTCGGCGAGATGACCGCCGCGACGCGGCGGCTGGTGCGCCGCCTCGGCGGGGCCGGATTCGTGGCCAAGGGCCTGTCCTACGGCATCGCCGGCGCGCTCTTCGTCGTCGCCGCCTGGCGGTACGACCCGGACAAGGCGCGCGGCCTCGACGCGGCGCTGCGGACACTGGCCGGTGAGGCGTACGGCACCGGGCTGCTGCTGGTGATCGCGGTGGGCTTCGCGGCGTACGGGCTGTTCGCGGTGACCGAGGCGCGCTACCGCAAGGTGTGA
- a CDS encoding SDR family NAD(P)-dependent oxidoreductase, producing MRADETTETGQDGIERDQLETCLRVFEALEELPPDHPDVVRVQRATARLYKVIKQRRREDRRNAILAADRAVTAATATGAPGRIDDETQGIPLASPTVGSTAGFLHQPRGCYICKQRYREVDAFYHQLCPPCAALNRERRDARTDLTGRRALLTGGRAKIGMYIALRLLRDGAHTTVTTRFPHDAVRRFAAMPDSGDWLHRLRIVGIDLRDPAQVIALADSVSAQGPLDILINNAAQTVRRTAGAYAQLVAAEAAALPDGPLPELVTFAKPAGADPVGSLTAVPEGATIAPHALTALALTGGSASPERIAAATAIDAGGLVPDLDPVNSWVQRVHEVDPLELLEVQLCNVTAPFVLVSRLRPAMAAARARRKYVVNVSAMEGQFGRGYKGPGHPHTNMAKAALNMLTRTSAQEMLTDGILMTSVDTGWITDERPHPTKMRLADEGFHAPLDLVDGAARVYDPIVRGEQGEDLYGCFLKDYAPCAW from the coding sequence ATGAGGGCGGACGAGACTACCGAAACCGGTCAGGACGGCATCGAGCGTGACCAGCTGGAGACCTGTCTGCGCGTCTTCGAGGCGCTGGAGGAGCTGCCGCCCGACCACCCCGACGTGGTGCGGGTGCAGCGGGCCACCGCGCGGCTCTACAAGGTGATCAAGCAACGGCGCCGCGAGGACCGGCGCAACGCGATCCTGGCGGCCGACCGCGCGGTGACGGCCGCCACCGCCACCGGCGCCCCGGGCCGCATCGACGACGAGACCCAGGGCATCCCGCTCGCCTCCCCCACCGTGGGCAGCACCGCCGGTTTCCTGCACCAGCCGCGCGGCTGTTACATCTGCAAGCAGCGCTACCGCGAGGTGGACGCCTTCTACCACCAGCTCTGCCCGCCCTGCGCCGCGCTCAACCGGGAGCGCCGGGACGCCCGCACCGACCTGACCGGCCGGCGCGCGCTGCTCACCGGCGGCCGGGCGAAGATCGGCATGTACATCGCGCTGCGGCTGCTGCGTGACGGTGCGCACACCACGGTGACCACCCGGTTCCCGCACGACGCGGTCCGCCGGTTCGCCGCGATGCCGGACAGCGGGGACTGGCTGCACCGGCTGCGGATCGTCGGGATCGACCTGCGCGACCCCGCGCAGGTGATCGCCCTCGCCGACTCGGTCAGCGCGCAGGGACCGCTCGACATCCTGATCAACAACGCGGCGCAGACCGTACGCCGCACCGCCGGGGCGTACGCGCAGCTCGTCGCCGCGGAGGCGGCGGCCCTGCCGGACGGTCCGCTGCCGGAGCTGGTGACGTTCGCCAAGCCGGCCGGCGCCGACCCGGTGGGCAGCCTGACCGCCGTCCCGGAGGGCGCCACCATCGCCCCGCACGCGCTGACCGCGCTGGCGCTGACCGGCGGCTCCGCCTCGCCGGAGCGGATCGCCGCGGCCACCGCCATCGACGCCGGTGGTCTGGTGCCCGACCTGGACCCGGTCAACAGCTGGGTGCAGCGGGTGCACGAGGTCGACCCGCTGGAGCTGCTGGAAGTGCAGCTGTGCAACGTCACGGCACCGTTCGTGCTGGTCAGCCGGCTGCGGCCGGCGATGGCGGCGGCGCGCGCCCGGCGCAAGTACGTGGTGAACGTGTCGGCGATGGAGGGCCAGTTCGGCCGGGGCTACAAGGGACCGGGGCACCCGCACACCAACATGGCCAAGGCCGCGCTGAACATGCTGACCCGGACCAGCGCCCAGGAGATGCTGACCGACGGCATCCTGATGACCAGCGTCGACACCGGCTGGATCACCGACGAGCGGCCGCACCCGACGAAGATGCGGCTGGCCGACGAAGGCTTCCACGCCCCGCTGGACCTGGTCGACGGGGCGGCCCGGGTCTACGACCCGATCGTGCGCGGCGAGCAGGGCGAGGACCTGTACGGCTGCTTCCTGAAGGACTACGCCCCCTGCGCCTGGTGA